A stretch of DNA from Plectropomus leopardus isolate mb unplaced genomic scaffold, YSFRI_Pleo_2.0 unplaced_scaffold29240, whole genome shotgun sequence:
GAtagacattaaaaaagacagttacaCAGAAAAGATCTCTGTGGTTAAAAGTTAAATCGGAGCTgtacaatacaaacaaattattggcttaaattttaaaaacacgaCTGTGCGTGTGCGTACCGTTGAAGGGGATGTCCTTGTGATTGGCTACTTGTCTCTTGATGCTCCACCACTTGGATCGCAGCCACTGAGGCGACCGGACGCTGCTCCACCCGCCTGCAAGATCCTCCCACCTGATCTCATTCTCATCCTCCACCTCCAGCTCCGATATCCTGAAACACCACAGATGACTCTTCAGTAAAGTACGGAGCAAATGTGGTGcagtaaaaagaacaatatttacCATAAGGTTGAAATCTTTaatttgtacttgagtaaatgcagGTATTTAGTACCTGCGTATGAGGTTGAGGTCGTCCTCCTTCATCCACTCCGTTCCTCCGCTGTGTTTCCAGTTCAGGTAGTTCAACCATTTCGACCGACACTGTTTCTCTGAGCGCGTTCGGACCTGATCGGCCACCGTCGCCCAGGAAACGCCCCCTGTGACCGCCGACCCCGGCGACACACCCGCCATCTCGTACACGACCTCAGCGAGACgtcgctcctcctcctcactccatttacctgtttttaaatgacatttcaaacacagtatatgaaaaagaaattcaGGAAAGGCTGTCTACACGTATGGAGGTATTTCTGAAAACTGAGTCCCAGTTAAAGCATTAATGAAGCGCTTTtaaggagatttaaaaatattgagatatttatCGTGTATCGAGATATCGCCTAAAAATACCACAATATAATTTCAGCCCATATCGCCCCGCCCTGGTAGACGAGGCCTAAAATGTATAAACACGAATTATAATGGACTTATGGCTTCAGCTGGACCTGTTTTAACTCTTGGGAGTTTCATTTAGAACAAAACATtcgattttatatttttttcaaatgttatgtCTGCAGAAATCCAAATTTgtgaagtaactaaagctgtcagataaatatgGCAGagtagaagtaaaaagtacCATGAGAGGACTTGAAGTACCTCAGGTGTGTATTTGAGGACAAAGTGCTGTGTACCTGTGTTGCAGGTGTCCTTCATCAGTCGGCAGCGGTCTTTGACAGACGAGGCGCTGCGACCCAGAGCCGCTCCGATGGTCGCCCAGTCGTTCCCGTGTTTCTCCCTCAGCCTGAACGCAACCGCAGGTAACATAAAGATAATTTTATCTATATTACACCTCCCAAGAAATAGTTCAAAATgcttcacaacaacaaaaataaaaagagaatccaataaaataacagcaaaacaaaaaatcaaaactaagaacaaagtgaaaataaagtttatgaTAAGGAGTTTagacttattattattattagacataaaaagcaacacctttaaaagtaaaactgcatttaaaagaggtgcttttaaaagaaatttaagagaGGCCAGAGATGTAGTTTGCATAAACTCCagacaaatgtttaaaaaacataaacaatataaatgtaagtttaaaacaagaaagaaaaacatgatattttgatgttaaaaatgtttacttaCGCTTTTAGCTTCTCTATTTCATCAGGAGTATACCttcaggaaatttaaaaaagaacaaactattattaaataaaagaaaacactaaGTTGAGATGTGTTTTCCGCCATCTTTTCCTCGTAAACTCACTTGCCGACGTGGTTTCGGTTGTCGTACATGCGTAGAACTCGTCTGTAGACGGCAAACAGCGGACGGTTTAACCCCAAAGCTACGGAGCGGTAAAagtccttcctctcctctttggacatttcaaaaatgatcTCGGCTGGATCGTCAATGCCTCGACCCTgaaacacgcacgcacgcacgcacgcacgcacgcacgcacgcacgcgcacacacacacacacacacacacacacacacacacacacacacagtcagacgAAATATGCATAACATGTACGAGACCCAAATAAAGACAGGAAGAAACGTACCTTCACATATCGATCGATGTTGCTCATCAGAATGTCGATCTCCTCTTTCGACCACATGCCCTGTTTCCACTTATGACCTGAAGTgaagaaataatcaaaatattacgTTACAGGGAGTTTAATTCACGCGTCTTAAGTGACTATTGGGAACAACCATTTTTGAGATCGGTCcacaaatttgaattaattgataaaattaattgatCGCCCAGCCCGAAGATAAGAGTACAGGCtggaaaataccaaaataacCATTTAAAAGTAAAGTTACGTGACCCAGCAGTTACCAGCACACAGTCATTTAAATCaatcatgaaaataagaaagtgCAATGAAACCGCTGTTTTCCataataatgacagaaaaagtaaaagaaattttttttgctttaatgtgTAAACCGAAGTCACGTTTAGTTTCctgatttttaaatcttaacTACAAAGAGATTTATAGGAATTTACTGTAATAAAAATACGAATAAAACAACGTGTTTTCATTGTCTGCAGATCGTCTCTTTAGTCTCCGTGAGTCCCCGACGTCCTCCAGCTGTGAggcagagcagtgtgtgtgtgcgtgtgtgtgtacctttgtTTGCCAgtgtgtctttgtcttctttggTCGTGAACCAGGCCTGACTGACCGGAGACACCTCTGTCTTCTGATTGGGTGAGAGGGagtcctcgtcctcgtcctcgtGCAGAATCTACACACAAAAAGCATTGTTTTAAACCACGACAATCAAATCTTTGTGAAATTTCAGGACTGTAAGTCTATAAACTACAAGAAGTactgaaacagatttttttaaattgta
This window harbors:
- the dmtf1 gene encoding cyclin-D-binding Myb-like transcription factor 1 encodes the protein MSSAAEDEDAAALENVKSVTLTQDSDGSIILHCPPNDEDSEPLQKKLRLSTGEQEDSDAPQFSVVTLPMSESDEGFEVTMTATADGDLSEEGVAQIQILHEDEDEDSLSPNQKTEVSPVSQAWFTTKEDKDTLANKGHKWKQGMWSKEEIDILMSNIDRYVKGRGIDDPAEIIFEMSKEERKDFYRSVALGLNRPLFAVYRRVLRMYDNRNHVGKYTPDEIEKLKALREKHGNDWATIGAALGRSASSVKDRCRLMKDTCNTGKWSEEEERRLAEVVYEMAGVSPGSAVTGGVSWATVADQVRTRSEKQCRSKWLNYLNWKHSGGTEWMKEDDLNLIRRISELEVEDENEIRWEDLAGGWSSVRSPQWLRSKWWSIKRQVANHKDIPFN